The following proteins are encoded in a genomic region of Opisthocomus hoazin isolate bOpiHoa1 chromosome 4, bOpiHoa1.hap1, whole genome shotgun sequence:
- the LOC104335405 gene encoding G-protein coupled receptor 55 — MNDIRAMSNAGNISAAVELFQLVVYTPTLTLGLLFNAMALSCLFFKVKKLTESTVYMTALIFLDTLLLFTLPFKIISYHLKDDWNLGSVFCSALESLYFVNMYGSILISLCICVDRYLAIQHPFMARTLRSPTKAALVCAVVCLGTSAGTVSTFQLHGQGHDISSCFHNFSESTWENTGLFSALETTFFGTMAAMTFCTVQTIRCLRKLRQPDSPRTQASRAEKIVLTNLAAFLLCFTPYHVAYLLYFLVKNHIIHPSFQKVLRDTIQVTLCWANLNCCLDGACYYFVLKESLEDPLQNSEHAVTQKP, encoded by the coding sequence ATGAACGACATCCGTGCCATGAGCAACGCCGGCAACATCAGCGCCGCCGTGGAACTGTTCCAGCTCGTCGTGTACACCCCCACGCTTACCCTGGGACTGCTCTTCAACGCGATGGCTCTgtcgtgcctgttttttaaggttaaAAAGCTGACGGAATCTACAGTCTACATGACAGCCCTTATTTTCCTGGATACTTTGCTGCTGTTTACTCTTCCCTTCAAAATAATTTCCTACCACCTTAAGGACGACTGGAACTTGGGGTCTGTGTTTTGCTCCGCTTTGGAGAGTCTTTACTTTGTAAACATGTACGGCAGCATCCTCATCTCCCTCTGCATCTGCGTAGACCGGTACCTTGCCATCCAGCACCCATTCATGGCTCGCACCCTGCGATCCCCCACGAAAGCCGCTCTGGTCTGCGCTGTCGTCTGCCTGGGCACCTCAGCAGGGACGGTCTCCACGTTCCAGCTTCACGGGCAGGGCCACGACATCTCGTCCTGCTTCCACAACTTCTCCGAGAGCACGTGGGAGAACACAGGCCTGTTCAGCGCCTTGGAAACCACCTTCTTCGGCACCATGGCGGCCATGACCTTCTGCACCGTCCAGACCATCCGGTGTTTGAGAAAGCTGCGGCAACCCGACAGCCCCCGAACGCAGGCCAGCAGAGCGGAGAAGATCGTGCTGACGAACCTGGCAGCGTTTTTGCTCTGCTTCACGCCTTACCACGTGGCGTACCTCCTGTACTTTCTGGTGAAGAACCACATCATTCACCCCAGCTTTCAGAAAGTCCTACGAGACACCATTCAGGTCACCCTTTGCTGGGCAAACCTCAACTGCTGTCTTGACGGGGCGTGTTATTATTTCGTTTTAAAGGAGTCCTTGGAAGACCCACTGCAAAACAGTGAACATGCAGTGACACAAAAGCCTTGA